In the genome of Meles meles chromosome 4, mMelMel3.1 paternal haplotype, whole genome shotgun sequence, one region contains:
- the LRRC58 gene encoding leucine-rich repeat-containing protein 58 isoform X1: protein MGEAGAAVSTAGEAELNLSRLSMSPETVELELEAWGEERRGAREALLRLLLPHNRLVSLPRALSSGFQHLQLLDVSGNALTALGPELLALSGLRTLLAKNNRLGGPGALPKGLAQSPLCRSLQMLNLSGNCFQEVPASLLELRALQTLSLGGNQLQSIPAEIENLQSLECLYLGGNFIREIPPELANLPSLSYLVLCDNKIQSVPPQLSQLHSLRSLSLHNNLLTYLPREILNLIHLEELSLRGNPLVVRFVRDLTYDPPTLLELAARTIKIRNISYTPYDLPENLLRYLSLASNCPNPKCGGVYFDCCVRQIKFVDFCGKYRLPLMHYLCSPECSSPCSSASHSSTSQSESDSEDEASVAAHRMQKVLLG from the exons ATGGGGGAGGCCGGAGCGGCGGTGTCCACGGCGGGGGAGGCCGAACTGAACTTGTCCCGCCTCAGCATGTCCCCGGAGACTGTGGAGTTGGAGCTGGAGGCGTGGGGCGAGGAGCGGCGCGGCGCCCGTGAGGCGCTGCTCCGGCTGCTGCTGCCTCATAACCGTCTGGTGTCGCTGCCGCGGGCGCTGAGCAGCGGCTTCCAGCACCTCCAGCTGTTGGACGTGAGCGGCAACGCGCTGACCGCGCTTGGGCCGGAGCTGCTCGCGCTGAGCGGCCTGCGCACGCTGCTGGCCAAGAACAACCGGCTGGGCGGCCCCGGCGCGCTGCCCAAGGGCCTGGCCCAGTCGCCGCTCTGCCGCAGCCTCCAGATGCTCAACCTCAGCGGGAACTGCTTCCAGGAGGTGCCCGCGTCGTTGCTGGAGCTCCGCGCGCTGCAGACCCTCAGCCTGGGTGGCAACCAGCTGCAGAGCATCCCGGCCGAGATCGAGAACTTGCAGAG TTTAGAGTGTTTATATCTCGGAGGAAACTTTATCAGAGAAATCCCACCAGAATTAGCAAATCTGCCTTCTCTAAGTTACTTGGTATTATGTGACAACAAAATCCAAAGTGTGCCTCCTCAGCTTTCACA GTTGCATTCGCTTCGTTCACTCAGTCTTCACAATAACTTGCTGACATACCTGCCTCGAGAGATCCTCAACCTTATTCATTTGGAAGAATTGAGTTTGCGAGGAAATCCATTGGTTGTTCGTTTTGTTAGAGATTTAACCTATGACCCTCCAACTCTCCTGGAATTAGCTGCACGGACCATTAAAATTCGAAATATTTCCTACACTCCCTACGATCTTCCCGAGAATCTTCTTAGATACTTGAGCTTAGCCAGCAATTGCCCAAACCCAAAGTGTGGAG GAGTCTACTTTGACTGCTGTGTCAGACAAATTAAATTTGTGGACTTCTGTGGGAAGTACCGCCTCCCACTGATGCACTACTTATGTTCCCCAGAATGTTCTTCCCCTTGCAGTTCTGCCTCTCACAGCTCCACATCCCAGAGTGAATCTGACTCAGAGGATGAAGCTAGTGTCGCTGCACACAGAATGCAAAAAGTTCTTCTTGGTTGA
- the LRRC58 gene encoding leucine-rich repeat-containing protein 58 isoform X2 has protein sequence MGEAGAAVSTAGEAELNLSRLSMSPETVELELEAWGEERRGAREALLRLLLPHNRLVSLPRALSSGFQHLQLLDVSGNALTALGPELLALSGLRTLLAKNNRLGGPGALPKGLAQSPLCRSLQMLNLSGNCFQEVPASLLELRALQTLSLGGNQLQSIPAEIENLQSLECLYLGGNFIREIPPELANLPSLSYLVLCDNKIQSVPPQLSQLHSLRSLSLHNNLLTYLPREILNLIHLEELSLRGNPLVVRFVRDLTYDPPTLLELAARTIKIRNISYTPYDLPENLLRYLSLASNCPNPKCGECSSPCSSASHSSTSQSESDSEDEASVAAHRMQKVLLG, from the exons ATGGGGGAGGCCGGAGCGGCGGTGTCCACGGCGGGGGAGGCCGAACTGAACTTGTCCCGCCTCAGCATGTCCCCGGAGACTGTGGAGTTGGAGCTGGAGGCGTGGGGCGAGGAGCGGCGCGGCGCCCGTGAGGCGCTGCTCCGGCTGCTGCTGCCTCATAACCGTCTGGTGTCGCTGCCGCGGGCGCTGAGCAGCGGCTTCCAGCACCTCCAGCTGTTGGACGTGAGCGGCAACGCGCTGACCGCGCTTGGGCCGGAGCTGCTCGCGCTGAGCGGCCTGCGCACGCTGCTGGCCAAGAACAACCGGCTGGGCGGCCCCGGCGCGCTGCCCAAGGGCCTGGCCCAGTCGCCGCTCTGCCGCAGCCTCCAGATGCTCAACCTCAGCGGGAACTGCTTCCAGGAGGTGCCCGCGTCGTTGCTGGAGCTCCGCGCGCTGCAGACCCTCAGCCTGGGTGGCAACCAGCTGCAGAGCATCCCGGCCGAGATCGAGAACTTGCAGAG TTTAGAGTGTTTATATCTCGGAGGAAACTTTATCAGAGAAATCCCACCAGAATTAGCAAATCTGCCTTCTCTAAGTTACTTGGTATTATGTGACAACAAAATCCAAAGTGTGCCTCCTCAGCTTTCACA GTTGCATTCGCTTCGTTCACTCAGTCTTCACAATAACTTGCTGACATACCTGCCTCGAGAGATCCTCAACCTTATTCATTTGGAAGAATTGAGTTTGCGAGGAAATCCATTGGTTGTTCGTTTTGTTAGAGATTTAACCTATGACCCTCCAACTCTCCTGGAATTAGCTGCACGGACCATTAAAATTCGAAATATTTCCTACACTCCCTACGATCTTCCCGAGAATCTTCTTAGATACTTGAGCTTAGCCAGCAATTGCCCAAACCCAAAGTGTGGAG AATGTTCTTCCCCTTGCAGTTCTGCCTCTCACAGCTCCACATCCCAGAGTGAATCTGACTCAGAGGATGAAGCTAGTGTCGCTGCACACAGAATGCAAAAAGTTCTTCTTGGTTGA